The Aureimonas populi genome includes the window AGGAGCTTGCCGTGGGCTACGAGGCCGATTCCATCGAGATCGGCTTCAACGCGCGCTATCTTCTCGACATCACCGGCCAGCTTTCGGGCGAGGAGGCGGTGTTCATGATGGCGGACCCCGGCTCGCCGACGCTCATCAAGGACGGCGCGGACGAAGGCACGCTCTACGTGCTGATGCCGATGCGCGTCTGAGCGCGCTCGCCGCCCTGCCCGCCAGCCCCGAACCGGCCGTCCGCATCTCGCATCTGCGCCTGGCCGATCTGCGCAACTATGTCTCGCTCGACCTCGCCCTCACCTCGCGTTTCGTGGTGCTGTCGGGCGACAACGGCGCGGGCAAGACCAATCTTCTGGAAGCCGTCTCGCTGCTCACGCCCGGCCGGGGCCTTCGCCGCGCCGCCTATGGCGAGATCGCGCGAGCCGGGGGAAGCGGCGGCTTTTCCGTGAAGGCGCGCCTCGCCTCGGGCGGGGAAGAGGTGGAGGCGCTAACCATGGTGCGGGCCGAGCCCGGCAGCCCGCCCGCCCGCACGCTCAAGCTCGACGGGGCGCCGGCCCGCAGCGTCGACGAGCTTCAGGCCCATTGCCGCCTGCTCTGGCTCACCCCGTCCATGGACGGGCTCTTCACCGGGCCGGCGGGCGACCGGCGGCGCTTTCTAGACCGTCTCGTGCTCACCCTCGACCCCGAGCACGGCCGCCGCTCCTCCGACTATGAGCGCGCCATGCGCGGGCGCAACCGGCTGCTGTCGGAGGACCGCCGGGACGAATCCTGGCTCGGCGCTCTGGAGGAGCAGATGGCCGCGCTCGGCCTTGCCATCGCGCTGGCGCGGAGCCAGACCGCGCAGCGCCTCTCCATGCTTCTGGCCAATCGCCGCGCCGGCTCCTTCCCGGCAGCGGGCCTCGCGCTCCTGTCGGGCTACGAGCCGCTCGATTTCCACCGCCCCGCCGTCGAGATCGAGGACGAGATCGCGCGGCGCCTGTCGCGTTCGCGCGCGCTGGACAGGGCGGCCGGCCGCACGCTGGAGGGCCCGCATCGCGGCGACCTGTCCGTCACCCATCTCGACAAGGCGATGCCCGCCGCCCTCGCTTCCACCGGCGAGCAGAAGGCGCTTCTGGTGGGGCTCATCCTGGCGCAGGCCGAACTCGTGTCGGAGACGAGCGGCCTGCCACCCTTCCTGCTTCTCGACGAGATCGCCGCCCATCTCGACCCCGGCCGGCGCGCCGCGCTCTTCGACATCGTGGAGCGGCTGGGCGTGCAGTCCTTCATGACCGGCACCGACGCCGCGCTTTTCGAGGCGCTGGAGGGCCGTGCCCAGATGCTGACCGTGTGCGAAGGCGCGGTGCGATGAGCCTCTCGCCCGAGGAACTGGAGCGCTACGCCCGCCATATCGTTCTGCCGGAGGTGGGCGGGCCGGGGCAGCAGCGGCTGAAGGCCGCGCGCGTGCTGCTGGTCGGGGCGGGAGGCATCGGCTCGCCCGCCGCGCTCTATCTCGC containing:
- the recF gene encoding DNA replication/repair protein RecF (All proteins in this family for which functions are known are DNA-binding proteins that assist the filamentation of RecA onto DNA for the initiation of recombination or recombinational repair.); translated protein: MPASPEPAVRISHLRLADLRNYVSLDLALTSRFVVLSGDNGAGKTNLLEAVSLLTPGRGLRRAAYGEIARAGGSGGFSVKARLASGGEEVEALTMVRAEPGSPPARTLKLDGAPARSVDELQAHCRLLWLTPSMDGLFTGPAGDRRRFLDRLVLTLDPEHGRRSSDYERAMRGRNRLLSEDRRDESWLGALEEQMAALGLAIALARSQTAQRLSMLLANRRAGSFPAAGLALLSGYEPLDFHRPAVEIEDEIARRLSRSRALDRAAGRTLEGPHRGDLSVTHLDKAMPAALASTGEQKALLVGLILAQAELVSETSGLPPFLLLDEIAAHLDPGRRAALFDIVERLGVQSFMTGTDAALFEALEGRAQMLTVCEGAVR